The Candidatus Methylomirabilis sp. DNA segment GAATGGGCGCGCCTGCGTTAGACCGCGATCTTCTCCAACAACTCCGTGGCGGTGTCAGAGCGATCCAGCACCTCGGCTATCAACTTCTGTGTGCCCCTCAATGGCTCGGTCATGGGAACACGTTTCACTGTCGCCTCGCCGGTATCAAAGATCACTGAGCTCCAACTCGCCCCGTAGACCTCGTCGGGATACTTTTGCAGGCACATCCCGCGGAAGTAGGCTCGGGTATCCGAAGGAGGGGTCTTCATAGCCATGAGGATCTCCTCGTCGGTGACGATCCGATCAACAAATCCTTGGCGCTCAAGGGTAAAGTACAGCCCCTTGTCTCGACGGAGATCATGGTACTGCAGGTCCAGCATGAAGACGCGCTGGTCGTCGAAGGAGCAGCCCTTGCGGGTGATGTAGGAGGTGATGAGCCCGTGCTTGATGACCCAGTCGAGCTCGCGGTGGAGCT contains these protein-coding regions:
- a CDS encoding proteasome accessory factor PafA2 family protein, yielding LHRELDWVIKHGLITSYITRKGCSFDDQRVFMLDLQYHDLRRDKGLYFTLERQGFVDRIVTDEEILMAMKTPPSDTRAYFRGMCLQKYPDEVYGASWSSVIFDTGEATVKRVPMTEPLRGTQKLIAEVLDRSDTATELLEKIAV